Proteins from a genomic interval of Xiphias gladius isolate SHS-SW01 ecotype Sanya breed wild chromosome 23, ASM1685928v1, whole genome shotgun sequence:
- the b4galt7 gene encoding beta-1,4-galactosyltransferase 7 isoform X3 has translation MSSSMHEDRRLPQQQQQQQQQPCPADSQASAVDNPSWGPHKLALIIPFRERFEELLVFVPFMHTFLNKKKIRHKILIINQVDHYRFNRASLINVGYLESGNDTDYLAMHDVDLLPLNEALDYGFPEDGPFHVASPELHPLYHYKTYVGGILLLTKKHYHMCNGMSNRFWGWGREDDEFYRRLRKAELQLFRPSGITTGYKTFLHIHDPAWRKRDQKRVATQKQEQFKVDPEGGLTNLGYQVESRQEVTISGAPCTIINAKLECDQNQTPWCLLA, from the exons ATGTCCTCCTCGATGCATGAAGACAGACGCCttccccagcagcagcagcagcagcagcagcagccctgcCCCGCTGACAGTCAGGCATCTGCAGTGGACAACCCCTCCTGGGGTCCTCACAAACTGGCACTCATCATCCCCTTCAGAGAGCGCTTCGAGGAGCTTCTGGTGTTTGTTCCCTTCATGCACACGTTTCTCAACAAGAAGAAGATCCGCCACAAGATCCTCATCATCAACCAGGTGGATCACTACAG ATTTAATCGAGCGTCCCTTATCAACGTGGGTTACTTGGAGAGTGGTAACGACACAGACTACCTGGCAATGCACGATGTGGACCTGCTGCCCCTGAACGAGGCTCTGGACTACGGTTTCCCCGAGGACGGACCTTTCCACGTGGCCTCACCTGAGCTGCACCCGCTCTACCACTACAAGACCTACGTAGGAGGAATCCTGCTGCTCACCAAGAAACATTACCACATG tgtaatgGGATGTCAAACCGTTTCTGGGGTTGGGGCAGAGAGGATGACGAGTTCTACAGAAGACTGAGAAAAGCTGAACTACAG ctgttCAGGCCGAGTGGAATCACTACAGGATATAAAACCTTCCTCCACATCCACGACCCGGCCTGGAGGAAGAGAGACCAGAAGAGGGTCGCAACTCAGAAACAG GAGCAGTTTAAGGTGGATCCAGAGGGGGGGCTGACTAACCTTGGTTACCAGGTGGAGTCCAGGCAGGAGGTGACCATCAGCGGGGCTCCCTGCACCATCATCAACGCCAAACTGGAGTGCGACCAGAACCAGACGCCCTGGTGTCTTCTGGCGTAG
- the b4galt7 gene encoding beta-1,4-galactosyltransferase 7 isoform X1 → MMYSSRRKPVLYFKEERRFLSGKCTVYKLFGLCVVLVLVSLLWLQLSCSGEMSSSMHEDRRLPQQQQQQQQQPCPADSQASAVDNPSWGPHKLALIIPFRERFEELLVFVPFMHTFLNKKKIRHKILIINQVDHYRFNRASLINVGYLESGNDTDYLAMHDVDLLPLNEALDYGFPEDGPFHVASPELHPLYHYKTYVGGILLLTKKHYHMCNGMSNRFWGWGREDDEFYRRLRKAELQLFRPSGITTGYKTFLHIHDPAWRKRDQKRVATQKQEQFKVDPEGGLTNLGYQVESRQEVTISGAPCTIINAKLECDQNQTPWCLLA, encoded by the exons ATGATGTACTCATCGAGAAGAAAGCCTGTCCTCTACttcaaagaggagaggag GTTCCTGTCTGGTAAATGTACGGTCTACAAGCTGTTCGGCCTCTGCGTGGTGCTGGTGCTGGTCTCTCTGCTCTGGCTGCAGCTCAGCTGTTCGGGCGAAATGTCCTCCTCGATGCATGAAGACAGACGCCttccccagcagcagcagcagcagcagcagcagccctgcCCCGCTGACAGTCAGGCATCTGCAGTGGACAACCCCTCCTGGGGTCCTCACAAACTGGCACTCATCATCCCCTTCAGAGAGCGCTTCGAGGAGCTTCTGGTGTTTGTTCCCTTCATGCACACGTTTCTCAACAAGAAGAAGATCCGCCACAAGATCCTCATCATCAACCAGGTGGATCACTACAG ATTTAATCGAGCGTCCCTTATCAACGTGGGTTACTTGGAGAGTGGTAACGACACAGACTACCTGGCAATGCACGATGTGGACCTGCTGCCCCTGAACGAGGCTCTGGACTACGGTTTCCCCGAGGACGGACCTTTCCACGTGGCCTCACCTGAGCTGCACCCGCTCTACCACTACAAGACCTACGTAGGAGGAATCCTGCTGCTCACCAAGAAACATTACCACATG tgtaatgGGATGTCAAACCGTTTCTGGGGTTGGGGCAGAGAGGATGACGAGTTCTACAGAAGACTGAGAAAAGCTGAACTACAG ctgttCAGGCCGAGTGGAATCACTACAGGATATAAAACCTTCCTCCACATCCACGACCCGGCCTGGAGGAAGAGAGACCAGAAGAGGGTCGCAACTCAGAAACAG GAGCAGTTTAAGGTGGATCCAGAGGGGGGGCTGACTAACCTTGGTTACCAGGTGGAGTCCAGGCAGGAGGTGACCATCAGCGGGGCTCCCTGCACCATCATCAACGCCAAACTGGAGTGCGACCAGAACCAGACGCCCTGGTGTCTTCTGGCGTAG
- the b4galt7 gene encoding beta-1,4-galactosyltransferase 7 isoform X2, which translates to MMYSSRRKPVLYFKEERRFLSGKCTVYKLFGLCVVLVLVSLLWLQLSCSGEMSSSMHEDRRLPQQQQQQQQQPCPADSQASAVDNPSWGPHKLALIIPFRERFEELLVFVPFMHTFLNKKKIRHKILIINQVDHYRFNRASLINVGYLESGNDTDYLAMHDVDLLPLNEALDYGFPEDGPFHVASPELHPLYHYKTYVGGILLLTKKHYHMCNGMSNRFWGWGREDDEFYRRLRKAELQLFRPSGITTGYKTFLHIHDPAWRKRDQKRVATQKQFKVDPEGGLTNLGYQVESRQEVTISGAPCTIINAKLECDQNQTPWCLLA; encoded by the exons ATGATGTACTCATCGAGAAGAAAGCCTGTCCTCTACttcaaagaggagaggag GTTCCTGTCTGGTAAATGTACGGTCTACAAGCTGTTCGGCCTCTGCGTGGTGCTGGTGCTGGTCTCTCTGCTCTGGCTGCAGCTCAGCTGTTCGGGCGAAATGTCCTCCTCGATGCATGAAGACAGACGCCttccccagcagcagcagcagcagcagcagcagccctgcCCCGCTGACAGTCAGGCATCTGCAGTGGACAACCCCTCCTGGGGTCCTCACAAACTGGCACTCATCATCCCCTTCAGAGAGCGCTTCGAGGAGCTTCTGGTGTTTGTTCCCTTCATGCACACGTTTCTCAACAAGAAGAAGATCCGCCACAAGATCCTCATCATCAACCAGGTGGATCACTACAG ATTTAATCGAGCGTCCCTTATCAACGTGGGTTACTTGGAGAGTGGTAACGACACAGACTACCTGGCAATGCACGATGTGGACCTGCTGCCCCTGAACGAGGCTCTGGACTACGGTTTCCCCGAGGACGGACCTTTCCACGTGGCCTCACCTGAGCTGCACCCGCTCTACCACTACAAGACCTACGTAGGAGGAATCCTGCTGCTCACCAAGAAACATTACCACATG tgtaatgGGATGTCAAACCGTTTCTGGGGTTGGGGCAGAGAGGATGACGAGTTCTACAGAAGACTGAGAAAAGCTGAACTACAG ctgttCAGGCCGAGTGGAATCACTACAGGATATAAAACCTTCCTCCACATCCACGACCCGGCCTGGAGGAAGAGAGACCAGAAGAGGGTCGCAACTCAGAAACAG TTTAAGGTGGATCCAGAGGGGGGGCTGACTAACCTTGGTTACCAGGTGGAGTCCAGGCAGGAGGTGACCATCAGCGGGGCTCCCTGCACCATCATCAACGCCAAACTGGAGTGCGACCAGAACCAGACGCCCTGGTGTCTTCTGGCGTAG